One Rhinoderma darwinii isolate aRhiDar2 chromosome 6, aRhiDar2.hap1, whole genome shotgun sequence DNA window includes the following coding sequences:
- the LOC142656662 gene encoding NADPH oxidase organizer 1-like, whose amino-acid sequence MSRYPVDAKAVGLVQHDKQKLYMFSILWSDSNNILIYRIYESFKDLSKLLIKKFPLEAGVVNKTERILPILKDAPLLFRSKFSNRYLERLRLLETYSKKLLQIDSKISQCEEVTQFFSPNMQDLTPAFPENSIVIMPSDNDQMQKEVTLPPRSTQPIISETYICIDTFEAKDTKNRSFKVQKNQSIDVLIKDPTGWWLVENEEKRVAWFPAPYLRKLESSNDNNSRNKSFNKGTYYYAEKGYEAQYKDEISLAVGIVVEVMEKSENGWWLICYNGRFGYVPSMFLKPYKNPHQKLQVTLDHHLSGSSPNLSKVVWNLDTGSNPQHRIKDVGVHKGKLEWMKSISLNDLNDLSDSPDPIFAQSSRQRTVYVEWEKQDTEELASPSIIGEPRSVRTKVFLHDWKDNVEEKERKDSGFDERLSPRTSVSSASADPSPPTVPQRPTLQEIRSRCTTITRKAAHQGSF is encoded by the exons ATGAGTCGGTACCCAGTAGACGCTAAGGCTGTTGGACTAGTGCAGCATGATAAACAGAAG CTCTACATGTTCTCCATTCTCTGGTCGGACAGTAataatattcttatatatagaatatatgaaAGCTTCAAGGATCTCTCA AAATTACTTATAAAGAAGTTTCCACTGGAGGCCGGAGTGGTCAATAAGACGGAGAGAATTCTTCCCATACTGAAGG ATGCCCCATTGCTGTTCCGCAGTAAATTTTCCAACCGGTACCTGGAGAGACTCCGTCTATTGGAAACTTATTCCAAGAAACTTCTTCAAATTGACTCCAAGATCTCCCAGTGTGAAGAAGTTACCCAGTTTTTCTCCCCTAACATGCAGGATCTTACTCCAGCCTTTCCTGAAAACAG TATCGTGATAATGCCATCAGACAATGACCAAATGCAAAAAGAGGTAACGCTCCCACCAAGGTCAACACAGCCCATCATATCAGAAACTTACATCTGCATCGATACCTTTGAGGCCAAAGACACCAAGAACAGGTCATTTAAGGTTCAGAAGAATCAAAGCATTGATGTCCTAATTAAAGATCCTACTG GCTGGTGGTTGGTGGAGAATGAAGAAAAACGTGTGGCCTGGTTTCCGGCTCCttatctgagaaagttggagtcCTCAAATGATAATAACTCAAGAAATAAGTCATTCAATAAAG GAACGTATTACTATGCAGAGAAGGGCTACGAGGCTCAGTACAAGGATGAAATCTCTCTTGCGGTTGGCATTGTGGTAGAGGTGATGGAGAAATCCGAAAATGGATGGTGGCTTATTTG TTACAATGGAAGATTTGGGTATGTCCCGTCCATGTTCCTCAAGCCATATAAAAACCCACACCAGAAACTGCAGGTCACCTTGGACCATCACCTGTCTGGCTCCTCTCCCAATCTCTCCAAGGTTGTTTGGAATCTCGATACAGGATCTAACCCCCAACATAGGATCAAAGACGTTGGGGTCCATAAGGGCAAACTAGAATGGATGAAGTCAATTTCATTGAATGATCTCAATGATTTATCAGATTCACCAGACCCGATATTTGCCCAGTCAAGCCGACAAAGAACCGTATATGTAGAATGGGAGAAGCAAGACACTGAGGAACTCGCATCTCCTTCCATAATTGGGGAGCCAAGATCCGTCCGGACCAAGGTCTTCCTCCATGATTGGAAGGACAATGTGGaagaaaaagaaaggaaagaTTCTGGATTTGATGAACGTCTGTCACCAAGGACTTCAGTTTCTTCAGCCAGCGCTGACCCCTCACCCCCAACTGTACCCCAAAGGCCGACATTGCAGGAGATCCGGTCTAGATGCACCACCATAACAAGGAAAGCCGCACATCAAGGAAGTTTCTGA